DNA sequence from the bacterium genome:
ATCCTCGTTCAGCCCTTCGTCAGGATCTCGGATCGCTTGCTCTACCGCGGGATCGATTCTCGCTTGTTGGATGGCCTGTTGATTGGTGGCACCGCCCGGGGCGTTCGTGCCCTTGCGGCGGACATGCTCAAGTATGCGCAATCGGGTCTGGTTCAGGGCTACCTCTTCCTGATGCTCGTCGGAACGCTGGCGATCATCGGCTACCTGGCGACGTGAGGGCCTCGAGTTGACCGAGCTGCCCGATCTCCTCACCTACGTCATCCTCATGCCCCTTGCGACGGGATTGATGTTGTTCGCGGTCGATGGGGTCGCGCATTCGGCGGGCGGAAGCTTGCCGCCACAGATCTGGAGGGGCCTCGGACTCGGCGCCTCCCTGGCCACGCTGGTGCTCACTGCGATGCTCTGGATCGGCTACGACCCGACCCGGATCGAGATGCAGTTCGTCGCGCATGCCGCCTGGATTCCGGCTCTTGGCATCAACTGGTACGTAGGCCTCGATGGCATCAGCCTGCTGCTGATCTGCCTGACGGCGTTCCTGATGCCGATCGTGTTGGTGGCGTCGTGGAACGACGTGGGCCGTTCGTTACGTGGCTATGTCTTCTTCATGCTCTTTCTCGAGACGGGCATGCTCGGCACGTTCGCCTCGTTGAACTTGCTTCAGTTCTACCTCTTCTGGGAGCTGATGCTGGTGCCAATGGTCTTCTTGATCGGGGTCTGGGGCGGGCCCCGCCGTGTCTACGCGGCCGTGAAGTTCTTCCTGTTCACGATGGTCGGCTCCTTGCTCATGTTGGTGGCGTTGGTGGCCCTCGCCTGGTTGCATGCGGAGCAGTTCGGGGTCTGGAACTTCGATCTCATCACGCCGCCGGGGAGCCATGTGCCCGCTCTTCTCGACACGTTCGTGCCGATTGGCGGTGCCCCCTGGTGGCAGACCCAGTTCTGGCTGTTCGCCGCCTTTGCCCTGGCATTCGCCATCAAGGTGCCGCTGGTTCCGCTGCACACATGGCTGCCCGATGCGCATACCGAGGCACCCACTGCGGGTTCGGTATTGCTGGCCGGCGTGCTTCTCAAGATGGGTGGCTACGGATTCCTGCGCTTCGCCTTGCCGCTCTTTCCCGTAGCGGCGGTCGAATTCGTGCCGCTCTTCTTCGGTCTTGCATTGGTGGGCATCCTCTACGGCGCCCTGGTGGCGATGGTACAGACCGACGTCAAGCGTCTGGTCGCCTACTCCTCGGTGGCTCACCTGGGCTTCGTGATGCTCGGCATGTTCGCCCTGAACGTGGAGGGATTGGAGGGGAGCGTGCTCCAGATGGTGAACCACGGCATCACCACCGGCGCGCTCTTCCTGTTGATCGGCATGCTCTACGAGCGGCGGAAGACCCGCGAGATCTCCGAATTCGGTGGCATTGCCAAGCCCATGCCGGTCTTTGCGGCCATCTTCGGCGTGGTCGTCATGGCGAGTATCGGACTTCCCCTGCTGAACGGTTTCGTCGGGGAGTTCCTGATTCTCCTCGGCACCTTTCGCGTGAACGCCTGGGTGGGGGCTGCGGCCACCCTCGGCGTGGTCCTGGCCGCGGTGTACATGCTGTGGATGTACAGAAGGGTCGTCTTCGGCCCGGTGGAAAACCCCGAGAACCGCGGGCTCATCGATCTCGGCGGCCGGGAGAAGGCCGTGTTGGTTGCGCTGCTCATCCCGATCTTCTGGATCGGTATCCACCCGGAGACGTTCTTGAAGCGGCTTCATCCCTCGGTTCGCGAGACGCTTCGAGTGATGGAAGTGCGGACCGTGATGACAGAGCCTCCGGAGCTCGCTGGGCCTGGCGAAGAGGGCCGCCGATGATCCCGGCGCCCACGCTCCACATCGTCCCTATCCTGCCGGTTCTTCTTCTCGCGTCGGGCGCCTTCGCCGTGCTGTTGACCGAGCTCTTTCTCAGCTCCCGCGGAACCGGAAAGAGCGGCGCAGGTAGCGTTTTCGTGGG
Encoded proteins:
- a CDS encoding NADH-quinone oxidoreductase subunit M, producing MTELPDLLTYVILMPLATGLMLFAVDGVAHSAGGSLPPQIWRGLGLGASLATLVLTAMLWIGYDPTRIEMQFVAHAAWIPALGINWYVGLDGISLLLICLTAFLMPIVLVASWNDVGRSLRGYVFFMLFLETGMLGTFASLNLLQFYLFWELMLVPMVFLIGVWGGPRRVYAAVKFFLFTMVGSLLMLVALVALAWLHAEQFGVWNFDLITPPGSHVPALLDTFVPIGGAPWWQTQFWLFAAFALAFAIKVPLVPLHTWLPDAHTEAPTAGSVLLAGVLLKMGGYGFLRFALPLFPVAAVEFVPLFFGLALVGILYGALVAMVQTDVKRLVAYSSVAHLGFVMLGMFALNVEGLEGSVLQMVNHGITTGALFLLIGMLYERRKTREISEFGGIAKPMPVFAAIFGVVVMASIGLPLLNGFVGEFLILLGTFRVNAWVGAAATLGVVLAAVYMLWMYRRVVFGPVENPENRGLIDLGGREKAVLVALLIPIFWIGIHPETFLKRLHPSVRETLRVMEVRTVMTEPPELAGPGEEGRR